From Oreochromis niloticus isolate F11D_XX linkage group LG14, O_niloticus_UMD_NMBU, whole genome shotgun sequence, one genomic window encodes:
- the bloc1s3 gene encoding biogenesis of lysosome-related organelles complex 1 subunit 3 translates to MAGRYPIVVQGEASETDSDDEVYITSLTPSVGAKVPGEASETDSEGEPEQAPASHDSAQILKRDLPPLIVVRDHPDMHSIVEDRPSPSHRPHGETLLQQKLQESNSRLYSDVGQTLRQVYGSASREVRSATSQLNASQSAIINASHSIRLILDDLKAVSEKIDIITSYQILPDININHLNNYTAPAP, encoded by the exons ATGGCCGGCAGGTACCCGATAGTGGTCCAGGGCGAAGCGTCTGAAACAGACTCTGATGATGAAGTCTACATCACCTCTCTGACTCCCTCGGTCGGAGCCAAG GTTCCAGGGGAGGCGTCTGAAACGGACAGCGAGGGCGAGCCGGAGCAGGCTCCTGCGAGCCATGACAGCGCTCAGATATTAAAGAGAGACCTCCCTCCTCTTATTGTAGTTAGAGACCACCCTGACATGCACTCCATAGTGGAAGACAGACCGAGCCCCTCACACAGGCCACACG GTGAGACCCTGTTACAACAAAAGCTGCAGGAGTCTAACAGCCGACTGTATTCTGATGTGGGACAGACACTACGACAAGTCTATGGCAGTGCCAGCAGGGAG GTGCGCAGTGCAACATCACAGCTGAATGCATCGCAGAGCGCCATCATCAACGCGTCCCACAGCATCAGATTAATCCTGGACGACCTGAAAGCTGTTTCTGAAAAGATTGACATCATCACCAGCTATCAGATATTGCCTGATATAAACATTaatcatttaaataattatactGCTCCAGCAccttaa
- the trappc6bl gene encoding trafficking protein particle complex subunit 6B, like, whose amino-acid sequence MADETLFEFLHMEIVSHVYKEQQSSKGTMDNKDRAVCVSVLEGMGFRVGQGLIERLTRDSPSFKDELDIMKFICKDFWTKVFRRQVDNLRTNHQGTYVLQDNKFNLLTQLSNGKQYLDQAPKYLAFSCGVVRGALSNLGLESVVTAEVSVMPSCKFQVVIQKLP is encoded by the exons ATGGCAGACGAGACTCTGTTTGAATTTCTCCACATGGAGATCGTGTCACATGTTTACAAGGAGCAGCAATCCAGCAAAGGAACCATGGACAACAAG GACAGAgcagtctgtgtttctgtcctggaaGGTATGGGCTTCAGAGTGGGACAAGGACTTATTGAGAG GTTGACCAGGGACTCTCCCAGCTTTAAGGATGAATTGGATATAATGAAATTTATCTGTAAAGACTTCTGGACTAAGGTGTTTAGGAGACAGGTGGACAACCTCAGAACAAATCATCAG GGGACCTATGTTCTGCAGGATAACAAGTTTAATTTGCTGACCCAGCTGTCCAATGGAAAGCAGTACCTTGATCAGGCTCCTAAG tacCTTGCTTTTTCATGTGGTGTGGTGAGAGGAGCCCTATCTAACCTGGGTTTGGAGAGTGTGGTAACAGCTGAGGTCTCCGTCATGCCATCCT GTAAGTTTCAGGTGGTCATCCAGAAGCTGCCCTAA